The Benincasa hispida cultivar B227 chromosome 9, ASM972705v1, whole genome shotgun sequence genome has a segment encoding these proteins:
- the LOC120086674 gene encoding linoleate 9S-lipoxygenase-like isoform X1 — MAMDRNKQRKFGEDCWIKGVVVIVHDFGKSGPAKLASLQIYSATELDPKTGNEKLSKKAKLEEWRSKKKSDGSKISSYKVKLKVEKWFGIPGAFLITNQHKHKFFLRSAFFQISNHSQIIHFDCNSWVYPINLNASHYLFFSNTSYIPSQTPSPLMELRKLELIKVRGDGRREIMEEWENIYEYDYYNHVGNSQEHSRLIIGGSSSLPYPRRLRTLHPSNEDSSSEKMDLETDVAADERMSYNKVKELASNTVEAALQFLIPILKTLNCQPHIDHFKSFVELHCFFWAQKPSNLAKADKWTKLQIQKFLPQNLFQHILSQKHPFIYPLPQFLRENEHAWMDDDEFARQMLAGTNPVRITCLHNFPPESKTKVVSTIKAPDIEHNLDGLTLQQAIEDRRIFMLDHHDYLMPFLNRINSGDVFAYASRTLLFLRSDSTLKPLAIELSLPYSEAEGEEISWVYLPAAEGLEAALWQLAKAHVAANDSVYHQLVSHWLHTHAVVEPFIIATRRQLSVMHPIYRLLNPHFKDTLHINSLFRSFLLRPDGIFEKILFSGKYSMELSSELYKEWRFDEHGLPADLLKRNMAVRDPDPGNPTGVRLIFPDYPYAEDGLEIWTAIKTWVKSFCSIFYRDDDSVHSDEELQAWWSEIRNVGHGDKSHESGWYEMTTLSDLVEALTTLIWTATGLHAAVNSGQYAYASYPLNRPTLCHKFIPSEGTVEYAKLLSDPDKYYLEMLPGKFETALGVALTKVLSHHAKDELYLGRRSPYNWTDNARARYSFSEFSKELKNIEKRIEERNRDPNRKNRNGPAKIPYKLLFPDTSNFNPKGGIAGKGIPNSISI; from the exons ATGGCGATGGATCGAAATAAACAAAGGAAATTTGGTGAAGATTGTTGGATCAAAGGAGTAGTGGTGATTGTTCATGATTTTGGGAAATCGGGACCTGCAAAATTGGCTTCTCTTCAGATTTATAGTGCAACAGAACTTGATCCTA AAACAGGAAATGAAAAGTTGAGTAAAAAGGCGAAATTAGAAGAATGGAGAAGCAAGAAAAAGAGTGATGGATCAAAAATCTCGAGCTATAAAGTAAAGTTGAAGGTTGAGAAATGGTTTGGAATTCCAGGAGCATTTTTGATAACAAATCAACATAAGCATAAATTCTTCCTTAGATCAGcttttttccaaatttcaaacCATTCCCAAATAATCCATTTTGATTGCAACTCTTGGGTTTATCCAATCAACCTCAATGCCTCTCATTATCTTTTCTTCTCAAACact AGTTACATTCCAAGCCAAACACCAAGTCCTCTCATGGAGCTAAGAAAATTGGAGCTAATAAAGGTAAGAGGAGATGGTAGAAGAGAAATAATGGAGGAATGGGAAAATATTTATGAGTATGATTATTACAACCATGTTGGAAATTCCCAAGAACATTCTAGACTTATTATTGGTGGATCCTCTTCTCTTCCATATCCTCGTAGATTAAGAACTCTTCATCCTTCTAATGAAG ATAGTTCAAGTGAGAAAATGGATTTGGAGACAGATGTAGCTGCTGATGAGAGAATGAGCTACAACAAAGTGAAAGAATTGGCTTCAAACACAGTGGAAGCTGCCCTTCAATTCCTCATTCCAATCCTAAAAACCCTAAATTGTCAACCCCACATTGATCATTTCAAGTCCTTTGTTGAATTACACTGTTTCTTTTGGGCCCAAAAACCCTCCAACTTGGCTAAAGCAGACAAATGGACTAAACTTCAAATCCAAAAATTTCTCCCCCAAAACCTTTTCCAACATATTCTTTCTCAAAAACATCCCTTCATCTATCCACTTCCTCAATTTCTCAGAG AAAATGAGCATGCCTGGATGGATGATGATGAATTCGCACGACAAATGCTTGCAGGAACTAATCCTGTGCGAATCACATGCTTACAC AATTTTCCACCAGAAAGCAAAACCAAAGTGGTTAGTACAATAAAAGCACCAGATATTGAACACAACCTAGATGGTCTTACCCTTCAACAG GCAATAGAAGACAGAAGGATATTCATGTTGGATCATCATGACTATCTAATGCCATTTCTGAATAGAATAAACAGTGGCGATGTATTTGCCTATGCATCTCGAACCCTACTATTCTTAAGGTCTGATTCTACACTAAAGCCTTTGGCAATTGAACTTTCTTTACCATACTCTGAAGCTGAAGGAGAAGAGATAAGTTGGGTTTACCTGCCAGCAGCTGAGGGCTTGGAAGCAGCCCTGTGGCAGCTTGCCAAAGCTCACGTCGCTGCCAACGACTCCGTTTACCATCAACTCGTCAGCCATTG GTTACATACCCATGCAGTTGTTGAGCCGTTCATCATTGCCACTCGCAGACAGTTGAGTGTTATGCATCCAATCTACAGATTGCTGAATCCTCATTTCAAAGACACCCTACACATCAACTCACTATTTAGGAGCTTCTTGTTGAGACCTGATGGAATCTTTGAGAAGATATTGTTTTCTGGTAAGTACTCCATGGAACTATCTTCCGAGCTTTACAAAGAGTGGCGGTTCGACGAGCATGGTCTCCCAGCAGACCTGCTGAAAAG AAATATGGCTGTAAGAGATCCAGATCCGGGAAACCCGACCGGAGTTCGCCTCATCTTCCCTGACTATCCATATGCAGAAGATGGCCTTGAGATATGGACTGCAATCAAGACATGGGTGAAGAGTTTCTGTTCAATCTTTTATAGAGATGATGACTCTGTACATTCTGATGAAGAACTCCAAGCTTGGTGGTCTGAGATCAGAAATGTCGGTCATGGCGACAAGTCCCATGAGTCTGGGTGGTATGAAATGACCACACTATCAGACTTGGTAGAGGCCCTAACAACTCTCATATGGACAGCAACTGGACTCCATGCTGCAGTGAATTCGGGGCAATATGCATACGCCAGTTACCCTCTTAATCGTCCCACACTCTGTCACAAGTTCATTCCCAGTGAAGGTACAGTTGAATATGCTAAACTCTTGAGTGATCCAGACAAATATTATCTCGAGATGTTACCTGGAAAGTTTGAAACTGCACTTGGCGTTGCATTGACAAAGGTCCTTTCACATCACGCAAAGGATGAACTGTACCTGGGAAGGAGGTCACCATACAACTGGACAGATAATGCAAGGGCTCGATATAGCTTCAGTGAGTTCAGTAAAGAacttaaaaatatagagaagagAATAGAAGAAAGAAACCGAGATCCCAACCGCAAGAACAGAAACGGACCGGCCAAGATCCCCTACAAACTTTTGTTCCCTGATACATCAAATTTTAATCCAAAAGGAGGGATCGCAGGCAAAGGGATTCCAAACAGCATATCTATATGA
- the LOC120086674 gene encoding linoleate 9S-lipoxygenase 5-like isoform X4 codes for MILGNRDLQNWLLFRFIVQQNLILSYIPSQTPSPLMELRKLELIKVRGDGRREIMEEWENIYEYDYYNHVGNSQEHSRLIIGGSSSLPYPRRLRTLHPSNEDSSSEKMDLETDVAADERMSYNKVKELASNTVEAALQFLIPILKTLNCQPHIDHFKSFVELHCFFWAQKPSNLAKADKWTKLQIQKFLPQNLFQHILSQKHPFIYPLPQFLRENEHAWMDDDEFARQMLAGTNPVRITCLHNFPPESKTKVVSTIKAPDIEHNLDGLTLQQAIEDRRIFMLDHHDYLMPFLNRINSGDVFAYASRTLLFLRSDSTLKPLAIELSLPYSEAEGEEISWVYLPAAEGLEAALWQLAKAHVAANDSVYHQLVSHWLHTHAVVEPFIIATRRQLSVMHPIYRLLNPHFKDTLHINSLFRSFLLRPDGIFEKILFSGKYSMELSSELYKEWRFDEHGLPADLLKRNMAVRDPDPGNPTGVRLIFPDYPYAEDGLEIWTAIKTWVKSFCSIFYRDDDSVHSDEELQAWWSEIRNVGHGDKSHESGWYEMTTLSDLVEALTTLIWTATGLHAAVNSGQYAYASYPLNRPTLCHKFIPSEGTVEYAKLLSDPDKYYLEMLPGKFETALGVALTKVLSHHAKDELYLGRRSPYNWTDNARARYSFSEFSKELKNIEKRIEERNRDPNRKNRNGPAKIPYKLLFPDTSNFNPKGGIAGKGIPNSISI; via the exons ATGATTTTGGGAAATCGGGACCTGCAAAATTGGCTTCTCTTCAGATTTATAGTGCAACAGAACTTGATCCTA AGTTACATTCCAAGCCAAACACCAAGTCCTCTCATGGAGCTAAGAAAATTGGAGCTAATAAAGGTAAGAGGAGATGGTAGAAGAGAAATAATGGAGGAATGGGAAAATATTTATGAGTATGATTATTACAACCATGTTGGAAATTCCCAAGAACATTCTAGACTTATTATTGGTGGATCCTCTTCTCTTCCATATCCTCGTAGATTAAGAACTCTTCATCCTTCTAATGAAG ATAGTTCAAGTGAGAAAATGGATTTGGAGACAGATGTAGCTGCTGATGAGAGAATGAGCTACAACAAAGTGAAAGAATTGGCTTCAAACACAGTGGAAGCTGCCCTTCAATTCCTCATTCCAATCCTAAAAACCCTAAATTGTCAACCCCACATTGATCATTTCAAGTCCTTTGTTGAATTACACTGTTTCTTTTGGGCCCAAAAACCCTCCAACTTGGCTAAAGCAGACAAATGGACTAAACTTCAAATCCAAAAATTTCTCCCCCAAAACCTTTTCCAACATATTCTTTCTCAAAAACATCCCTTCATCTATCCACTTCCTCAATTTCTCAGAG AAAATGAGCATGCCTGGATGGATGATGATGAATTCGCACGACAAATGCTTGCAGGAACTAATCCTGTGCGAATCACATGCTTACAC AATTTTCCACCAGAAAGCAAAACCAAAGTGGTTAGTACAATAAAAGCACCAGATATTGAACACAACCTAGATGGTCTTACCCTTCAACAG GCAATAGAAGACAGAAGGATATTCATGTTGGATCATCATGACTATCTAATGCCATTTCTGAATAGAATAAACAGTGGCGATGTATTTGCCTATGCATCTCGAACCCTACTATTCTTAAGGTCTGATTCTACACTAAAGCCTTTGGCAATTGAACTTTCTTTACCATACTCTGAAGCTGAAGGAGAAGAGATAAGTTGGGTTTACCTGCCAGCAGCTGAGGGCTTGGAAGCAGCCCTGTGGCAGCTTGCCAAAGCTCACGTCGCTGCCAACGACTCCGTTTACCATCAACTCGTCAGCCATTG GTTACATACCCATGCAGTTGTTGAGCCGTTCATCATTGCCACTCGCAGACAGTTGAGTGTTATGCATCCAATCTACAGATTGCTGAATCCTCATTTCAAAGACACCCTACACATCAACTCACTATTTAGGAGCTTCTTGTTGAGACCTGATGGAATCTTTGAGAAGATATTGTTTTCTGGTAAGTACTCCATGGAACTATCTTCCGAGCTTTACAAAGAGTGGCGGTTCGACGAGCATGGTCTCCCAGCAGACCTGCTGAAAAG AAATATGGCTGTAAGAGATCCAGATCCGGGAAACCCGACCGGAGTTCGCCTCATCTTCCCTGACTATCCATATGCAGAAGATGGCCTTGAGATATGGACTGCAATCAAGACATGGGTGAAGAGTTTCTGTTCAATCTTTTATAGAGATGATGACTCTGTACATTCTGATGAAGAACTCCAAGCTTGGTGGTCTGAGATCAGAAATGTCGGTCATGGCGACAAGTCCCATGAGTCTGGGTGGTATGAAATGACCACACTATCAGACTTGGTAGAGGCCCTAACAACTCTCATATGGACAGCAACTGGACTCCATGCTGCAGTGAATTCGGGGCAATATGCATACGCCAGTTACCCTCTTAATCGTCCCACACTCTGTCACAAGTTCATTCCCAGTGAAGGTACAGTTGAATATGCTAAACTCTTGAGTGATCCAGACAAATATTATCTCGAGATGTTACCTGGAAAGTTTGAAACTGCACTTGGCGTTGCATTGACAAAGGTCCTTTCACATCACGCAAAGGATGAACTGTACCTGGGAAGGAGGTCACCATACAACTGGACAGATAATGCAAGGGCTCGATATAGCTTCAGTGAGTTCAGTAAAGAacttaaaaatatagagaagagAATAGAAGAAAGAAACCGAGATCCCAACCGCAAGAACAGAAACGGACCGGCCAAGATCCCCTACAAACTTTTGTTCCCTGATACATCAAATTTTAATCCAAAAGGAGGGATCGCAGGCAAAGGGATTCCAAACAGCATATCTATATGA
- the LOC120086674 gene encoding linoleate 9S-lipoxygenase-like isoform X2, which produces MAMDRNKQRKFGEDCWIKGVVVIVHDFGKSGPAKLASLQIYSATELDPKTGNEKLSKKAKLEEWRSKKKSDGSKISSYKVKLKVEKWFGIPGAFLITNQHKHKFFLRSAFFQISNHSQIIHFDCNSWVYPINLNASHYLFFSNTSYIPSQTPSPLMELRKLELIKVRGDGRREIMEEWENIYEYDYYNHVGNSQEHSRLIIGGSSSLPYPRRLRTLHPSNEDVAADERMSYNKVKELASNTVEAALQFLIPILKTLNCQPHIDHFKSFVELHCFFWAQKPSNLAKADKWTKLQIQKFLPQNLFQHILSQKHPFIYPLPQFLRENEHAWMDDDEFARQMLAGTNPVRITCLHNFPPESKTKVVSTIKAPDIEHNLDGLTLQQAIEDRRIFMLDHHDYLMPFLNRINSGDVFAYASRTLLFLRSDSTLKPLAIELSLPYSEAEGEEISWVYLPAAEGLEAALWQLAKAHVAANDSVYHQLVSHWLHTHAVVEPFIIATRRQLSVMHPIYRLLNPHFKDTLHINSLFRSFLLRPDGIFEKILFSGKYSMELSSELYKEWRFDEHGLPADLLKRNMAVRDPDPGNPTGVRLIFPDYPYAEDGLEIWTAIKTWVKSFCSIFYRDDDSVHSDEELQAWWSEIRNVGHGDKSHESGWYEMTTLSDLVEALTTLIWTATGLHAAVNSGQYAYASYPLNRPTLCHKFIPSEGTVEYAKLLSDPDKYYLEMLPGKFETALGVALTKVLSHHAKDELYLGRRSPYNWTDNARARYSFSEFSKELKNIEKRIEERNRDPNRKNRNGPAKIPYKLLFPDTSNFNPKGGIAGKGIPNSISI; this is translated from the exons ATGGCGATGGATCGAAATAAACAAAGGAAATTTGGTGAAGATTGTTGGATCAAAGGAGTAGTGGTGATTGTTCATGATTTTGGGAAATCGGGACCTGCAAAATTGGCTTCTCTTCAGATTTATAGTGCAACAGAACTTGATCCTA AAACAGGAAATGAAAAGTTGAGTAAAAAGGCGAAATTAGAAGAATGGAGAAGCAAGAAAAAGAGTGATGGATCAAAAATCTCGAGCTATAAAGTAAAGTTGAAGGTTGAGAAATGGTTTGGAATTCCAGGAGCATTTTTGATAACAAATCAACATAAGCATAAATTCTTCCTTAGATCAGcttttttccaaatttcaaacCATTCCCAAATAATCCATTTTGATTGCAACTCTTGGGTTTATCCAATCAACCTCAATGCCTCTCATTATCTTTTCTTCTCAAACact AGTTACATTCCAAGCCAAACACCAAGTCCTCTCATGGAGCTAAGAAAATTGGAGCTAATAAAGGTAAGAGGAGATGGTAGAAGAGAAATAATGGAGGAATGGGAAAATATTTATGAGTATGATTATTACAACCATGTTGGAAATTCCCAAGAACATTCTAGACTTATTATTGGTGGATCCTCTTCTCTTCCATATCCTCGTAGATTAAGAACTCTTCATCCTTCTAATGAAG ATGTAGCTGCTGATGAGAGAATGAGCTACAACAAAGTGAAAGAATTGGCTTCAAACACAGTGGAAGCTGCCCTTCAATTCCTCATTCCAATCCTAAAAACCCTAAATTGTCAACCCCACATTGATCATTTCAAGTCCTTTGTTGAATTACACTGTTTCTTTTGGGCCCAAAAACCCTCCAACTTGGCTAAAGCAGACAAATGGACTAAACTTCAAATCCAAAAATTTCTCCCCCAAAACCTTTTCCAACATATTCTTTCTCAAAAACATCCCTTCATCTATCCACTTCCTCAATTTCTCAGAG AAAATGAGCATGCCTGGATGGATGATGATGAATTCGCACGACAAATGCTTGCAGGAACTAATCCTGTGCGAATCACATGCTTACAC AATTTTCCACCAGAAAGCAAAACCAAAGTGGTTAGTACAATAAAAGCACCAGATATTGAACACAACCTAGATGGTCTTACCCTTCAACAG GCAATAGAAGACAGAAGGATATTCATGTTGGATCATCATGACTATCTAATGCCATTTCTGAATAGAATAAACAGTGGCGATGTATTTGCCTATGCATCTCGAACCCTACTATTCTTAAGGTCTGATTCTACACTAAAGCCTTTGGCAATTGAACTTTCTTTACCATACTCTGAAGCTGAAGGAGAAGAGATAAGTTGGGTTTACCTGCCAGCAGCTGAGGGCTTGGAAGCAGCCCTGTGGCAGCTTGCCAAAGCTCACGTCGCTGCCAACGACTCCGTTTACCATCAACTCGTCAGCCATTG GTTACATACCCATGCAGTTGTTGAGCCGTTCATCATTGCCACTCGCAGACAGTTGAGTGTTATGCATCCAATCTACAGATTGCTGAATCCTCATTTCAAAGACACCCTACACATCAACTCACTATTTAGGAGCTTCTTGTTGAGACCTGATGGAATCTTTGAGAAGATATTGTTTTCTGGTAAGTACTCCATGGAACTATCTTCCGAGCTTTACAAAGAGTGGCGGTTCGACGAGCATGGTCTCCCAGCAGACCTGCTGAAAAG AAATATGGCTGTAAGAGATCCAGATCCGGGAAACCCGACCGGAGTTCGCCTCATCTTCCCTGACTATCCATATGCAGAAGATGGCCTTGAGATATGGACTGCAATCAAGACATGGGTGAAGAGTTTCTGTTCAATCTTTTATAGAGATGATGACTCTGTACATTCTGATGAAGAACTCCAAGCTTGGTGGTCTGAGATCAGAAATGTCGGTCATGGCGACAAGTCCCATGAGTCTGGGTGGTATGAAATGACCACACTATCAGACTTGGTAGAGGCCCTAACAACTCTCATATGGACAGCAACTGGACTCCATGCTGCAGTGAATTCGGGGCAATATGCATACGCCAGTTACCCTCTTAATCGTCCCACACTCTGTCACAAGTTCATTCCCAGTGAAGGTACAGTTGAATATGCTAAACTCTTGAGTGATCCAGACAAATATTATCTCGAGATGTTACCTGGAAAGTTTGAAACTGCACTTGGCGTTGCATTGACAAAGGTCCTTTCACATCACGCAAAGGATGAACTGTACCTGGGAAGGAGGTCACCATACAACTGGACAGATAATGCAAGGGCTCGATATAGCTTCAGTGAGTTCAGTAAAGAacttaaaaatatagagaagagAATAGAAGAAAGAAACCGAGATCCCAACCGCAAGAACAGAAACGGACCGGCCAAGATCCCCTACAAACTTTTGTTCCCTGATACATCAAATTTTAATCCAAAAGGAGGGATCGCAGGCAAAGGGATTCCAAACAGCATATCTATATGA
- the LOC120086674 gene encoding linoleate 9S-lipoxygenase 5-like isoform X3 — MAMDRNKQRKFGEDCWIKGVVVIVHDFGKSGPAKLASLQIYSATELDPKTGNEKLSKKAKLEEWRSKKKSDGSKISSYKVKLKSYIPSQTPSPLMELRKLELIKVRGDGRREIMEEWENIYEYDYYNHVGNSQEHSRLIIGGSSSLPYPRRLRTLHPSNEDSSSEKMDLETDVAADERMSYNKVKELASNTVEAALQFLIPILKTLNCQPHIDHFKSFVELHCFFWAQKPSNLAKADKWTKLQIQKFLPQNLFQHILSQKHPFIYPLPQFLRENEHAWMDDDEFARQMLAGTNPVRITCLHNFPPESKTKVVSTIKAPDIEHNLDGLTLQQAIEDRRIFMLDHHDYLMPFLNRINSGDVFAYASRTLLFLRSDSTLKPLAIELSLPYSEAEGEEISWVYLPAAEGLEAALWQLAKAHVAANDSVYHQLVSHWLHTHAVVEPFIIATRRQLSVMHPIYRLLNPHFKDTLHINSLFRSFLLRPDGIFEKILFSGKYSMELSSELYKEWRFDEHGLPADLLKRNMAVRDPDPGNPTGVRLIFPDYPYAEDGLEIWTAIKTWVKSFCSIFYRDDDSVHSDEELQAWWSEIRNVGHGDKSHESGWYEMTTLSDLVEALTTLIWTATGLHAAVNSGQYAYASYPLNRPTLCHKFIPSEGTVEYAKLLSDPDKYYLEMLPGKFETALGVALTKVLSHHAKDELYLGRRSPYNWTDNARARYSFSEFSKELKNIEKRIEERNRDPNRKNRNGPAKIPYKLLFPDTSNFNPKGGIAGKGIPNSISI; from the exons ATGGCGATGGATCGAAATAAACAAAGGAAATTTGGTGAAGATTGTTGGATCAAAGGAGTAGTGGTGATTGTTCATGATTTTGGGAAATCGGGACCTGCAAAATTGGCTTCTCTTCAGATTTATAGTGCAACAGAACTTGATCCTA AAACAGGAAATGAAAAGTTGAGTAAAAAGGCGAAATTAGAAGAATGGAGAAGCAAGAAAAAGAGTGATGGATCAAAAATCTCGAGCTATAAAGTAAAGTTGAAG AGTTACATTCCAAGCCAAACACCAAGTCCTCTCATGGAGCTAAGAAAATTGGAGCTAATAAAGGTAAGAGGAGATGGTAGAAGAGAAATAATGGAGGAATGGGAAAATATTTATGAGTATGATTATTACAACCATGTTGGAAATTCCCAAGAACATTCTAGACTTATTATTGGTGGATCCTCTTCTCTTCCATATCCTCGTAGATTAAGAACTCTTCATCCTTCTAATGAAG ATAGTTCAAGTGAGAAAATGGATTTGGAGACAGATGTAGCTGCTGATGAGAGAATGAGCTACAACAAAGTGAAAGAATTGGCTTCAAACACAGTGGAAGCTGCCCTTCAATTCCTCATTCCAATCCTAAAAACCCTAAATTGTCAACCCCACATTGATCATTTCAAGTCCTTTGTTGAATTACACTGTTTCTTTTGGGCCCAAAAACCCTCCAACTTGGCTAAAGCAGACAAATGGACTAAACTTCAAATCCAAAAATTTCTCCCCCAAAACCTTTTCCAACATATTCTTTCTCAAAAACATCCCTTCATCTATCCACTTCCTCAATTTCTCAGAG AAAATGAGCATGCCTGGATGGATGATGATGAATTCGCACGACAAATGCTTGCAGGAACTAATCCTGTGCGAATCACATGCTTACAC AATTTTCCACCAGAAAGCAAAACCAAAGTGGTTAGTACAATAAAAGCACCAGATATTGAACACAACCTAGATGGTCTTACCCTTCAACAG GCAATAGAAGACAGAAGGATATTCATGTTGGATCATCATGACTATCTAATGCCATTTCTGAATAGAATAAACAGTGGCGATGTATTTGCCTATGCATCTCGAACCCTACTATTCTTAAGGTCTGATTCTACACTAAAGCCTTTGGCAATTGAACTTTCTTTACCATACTCTGAAGCTGAAGGAGAAGAGATAAGTTGGGTTTACCTGCCAGCAGCTGAGGGCTTGGAAGCAGCCCTGTGGCAGCTTGCCAAAGCTCACGTCGCTGCCAACGACTCCGTTTACCATCAACTCGTCAGCCATTG GTTACATACCCATGCAGTTGTTGAGCCGTTCATCATTGCCACTCGCAGACAGTTGAGTGTTATGCATCCAATCTACAGATTGCTGAATCCTCATTTCAAAGACACCCTACACATCAACTCACTATTTAGGAGCTTCTTGTTGAGACCTGATGGAATCTTTGAGAAGATATTGTTTTCTGGTAAGTACTCCATGGAACTATCTTCCGAGCTTTACAAAGAGTGGCGGTTCGACGAGCATGGTCTCCCAGCAGACCTGCTGAAAAG AAATATGGCTGTAAGAGATCCAGATCCGGGAAACCCGACCGGAGTTCGCCTCATCTTCCCTGACTATCCATATGCAGAAGATGGCCTTGAGATATGGACTGCAATCAAGACATGGGTGAAGAGTTTCTGTTCAATCTTTTATAGAGATGATGACTCTGTACATTCTGATGAAGAACTCCAAGCTTGGTGGTCTGAGATCAGAAATGTCGGTCATGGCGACAAGTCCCATGAGTCTGGGTGGTATGAAATGACCACACTATCAGACTTGGTAGAGGCCCTAACAACTCTCATATGGACAGCAACTGGACTCCATGCTGCAGTGAATTCGGGGCAATATGCATACGCCAGTTACCCTCTTAATCGTCCCACACTCTGTCACAAGTTCATTCCCAGTGAAGGTACAGTTGAATATGCTAAACTCTTGAGTGATCCAGACAAATATTATCTCGAGATGTTACCTGGAAAGTTTGAAACTGCACTTGGCGTTGCATTGACAAAGGTCCTTTCACATCACGCAAAGGATGAACTGTACCTGGGAAGGAGGTCACCATACAACTGGACAGATAATGCAAGGGCTCGATATAGCTTCAGTGAGTTCAGTAAAGAacttaaaaatatagagaagagAATAGAAGAAAGAAACCGAGATCCCAACCGCAAGAACAGAAACGGACCGGCCAAGATCCCCTACAAACTTTTGTTCCCTGATACATCAAATTTTAATCCAAAAGGAGGGATCGCAGGCAAAGGGATTCCAAACAGCATATCTATATGA